From a single Lolium rigidum isolate FL_2022 chromosome 7, APGP_CSIRO_Lrig_0.1, whole genome shotgun sequence genomic region:
- the LOC124677438 gene encoding uncharacterized protein LOC124677438, producing the protein MMLHKIEKKAFVLEQETTMSTYKCMKVGAKQHIDDYEKGLKSTYPEDWKERDLDPAVLYSTGGGMLHGWLPIGDGAFRKSQVVGAANRSKHKTNKLHVVPRAIFLYQCWTSCPKTFKVTRWKTEFM; encoded by the exons ATGATGTTGCATAAGATAGAG AAAAAGGCATTTGTGCTTGAACAAGAAACAACCATGAGCACTTACAAGTGCATGAAAGTAGGAGCTAAACAACACATT GATGACTACGAGAAGGGTCTTAAAAGTACATATCCAGAAGATTGGAAGGAGCGTGATCTTGATCCCGCGGTACTGTATTCCACCGGTGGTGGCATGCTTCATGGATGGCTTCCGATAGGTGATGGCGCGTTCAGGAAGTCACAAGTTGTTGGTGCTGCTAATAGAAGCAAACATAAAACCAACAAACTCCATGTGGTACCAAGAGCAA TTTTTTTATACCAATGCTGGACTTCCTGTCCGAAGACCTTCAAGGTGACTCGATGGAAGACAGAGTTCAT GTGA